One genomic segment of Hordeum vulgare subsp. vulgare chromosome 2H, MorexV3_pseudomolecules_assembly, whole genome shotgun sequence includes these proteins:
- the LOC123428882 gene encoding putative disease resistance protein RGA3 — protein MATGRLADSLAAPRHKLRRILNFPFSLCRRLFRSDEPLSRLPFVLKKLIAASTAYAEIAHLVKLDAAASPRLGNGPAGNVSSAVPVDDTLFGRGRELAELMERFVGYSDPGPAQLANQGVPLVAIVGDGGIGKTTLVQMAFNHVNVQVHFDLRMWVGVSSCMNLLKLTREILQLATEGKDYRGVVNFNYLQDLLRSAVAGKRFLLILDDVWDDNGKTNSHNVYQWKELLSPLKNGQQDSRIVVTTRMKMVADMLGVRIPMMLSGLGTEEHWLLLKKHALSCEKSCEYPQLQKIGRKIALKLRGSPLAAKVIGGMLNVDRRNWKFEPKKLVRMWISQGFIQMENGRSMEDCGDCGRVEGDMSRNILPTVRHLSVSNSFLAEIKNVRTLDFTGCDISRLPEAIEANSVSVVRHNIYP, from the exons ATGGCAACAG GCCGCCTCGCCGACTCCCTCGCCGCCCCCCGCCATAAGCTCCGCCGCATCCTCAACTTTCCCTTCTCCCTCTGCCGTCGCCTGTTCCGCTCCGACGAGCCCCTAAGCAGGCTGCCCTTCGTCCTCAAGAAGCTCATCGCCGCCTCCACGGCCTACGCTGAGATCGCCCACCTCGTCAAGCTGGACGCGGCCGCCTCTCCGCGGCTTGGTAACGGACCGGCTGGCAACGTTAGCTCTGCCGTCCCGGTCGACGACACTCTCTTTGGCCGGGGCCGCGAGCTcgccgaactgatggaaaggttTGTCGGGTATAGTGACCCTGGCCCTGCTCAACTCGCGAACCAGGGTGTCCCGCTTGTTGCCATTGTTGGCGATGGTGGCATTGGCAAGACGACGCTGGTGCAGATGGCCTTCAATCATGTGAACGTCCAGGTTCATTTCGATCTCCGGATGTGGGTGGGCGTATCGAGCTGTATGAATCTGTTGAAGCTTACTAGGGAGATATTGCAGCTGGCTACAGAGGGGAAGGACTATCGTGGGGTAGTCAATTTTAATTATCTACAGGACCTGTTGCGTTCTGCCGTTGCAGGGAAGAGGTTCTTGCTCATCCTTGATGATGTTTGGGATGATAATGGGAAGACGAATTCGCATAACGTGTACCAGTGGAAGGAGCTactatcacctctgaagaatggtCAGCAAGATAGCAGAATAGTTGTGACTACACGCATGAAGATGGTGGCTGACATGCTAGGTGTAAGGATCCCAATGATGCTGAGTGGATtgggtaccgaagagcattggttGTTGCTCAAGAAGCACGCATTGAGTTGTGAGAAGAGTTGTGAATATCCACAGTTGCAGAAGATTGGGAGAAAGATTGCTTTGAAGCTAAGAGGATCCCCTCTCGCAGCTAAAGTTATTGGTGGGATGCTTAATGTTGATCGAAGG AATTGGAAGTTTGAGCCTAAGAAACTTGTTAGGATGTGGATATCACAGGGTTTCATTCAGATGGAAAATGGCAGAAGCATGGAGGATTGTG GTGATTGTGGGAGGGTGGAAGGTGATATGTCCAGAAACATACTGCCAACTGTTAGACACTTGTCAGTTTCAA ATAGTTTTCTTGCTGAGATAAAGAATGTGCGCACGTTGGATTTTACTGGATGTGATATATCCAGGTTACCTGAAGCAATCGAAGCAAATAGtgtttctgtcgtccgtcatAATATTTACCCCTAA